Part of the Tumebacillus sp. BK434 genome is shown below.
GTTTTAGAACGCAAAAAAAGCCCCGCCATTTAAGCGAGGTTTTTTCCAATCTAATCATAATAACGCGCGGAGCACCTGCGGCTTTACCGCCGCATCCACCGCCTGCTCAACCATGCTGTCAACGGCATTGTTAGCGATCTCTGTCGCCTTGGCTGCATCCATCGGCGCGAAGCCCGCTTGATTCGGATCGTGCTTCTGCAGAAAGGTGAGGTTCCCGTCCACGTAGATCAAGTACACTTCGCCATCGGCGGGTACGTCGGACATGATGACCTCAGGCGCCACGCCGTTGATTTGTGTCACTTTGTCGTACAACTCCACGCGGTAGCGCCCGCGCTCAGCGTTGCACAGAGCCTGGTAATCGTGCTTGGCGATCTCCGTCTCAACTTGCGCAAAAGTCGCCGTGCTGCCGAAATCGTTCTTTGCTTCTTTCAAAATTGCCAATGGATCGAGCATGAGTATTCCTCCTTTATATTGCGGCAAGCCAACCGATAAGGTTGTCCAGTCCTTCTGTGTAAGGTGCTGTAAATTGAGTGTTTACGTTTGTGATCACCTGCTGGGTCTGAGAATAGCCTCCAACGATCCAAGCGCTGTTTCCGATTGCGAAAGTCGCACTTTGGTGCCTTCTTTGCTCTAGGTATCCCTGCCTTGACCATTTGTTAGTCACTGGATCATATGCATCGATGGTATTTATTTGGTCGCCCCCCGCAACATATCCGGTACTACCGATAGCGAAACCGGCAGGGCTGTTCTTGGAATCAAGCATCGCGGCCTTCGTGGCCCAAGTGTTGGTTGCTGAGTCGTACTCGTAAAGGGTGTTGCGGATCGATAAAGATGAATCAGCCCCCCCGGCGATGTACCCCTTTCCGCTTAACGAAAACCCCGTTGCGTAAACCCTAGCATCTGGCATTGATGCTTTCGTGGACCATGTGTTTGTTGTGGAATCGTACATCTCGACCTTATTCGTGGTGCTAGGACCGTTAATGTTTCCGCCACAGACATAGCCCTTGTCGCCTAAGGAGAATCCAGCAGCATTTTGCCTACCTGTAGTTATTTGAGATTTCAATGACCACGTGTTGGCGGCAGGGTCGTACTCGAACAAGCTTGAATCATTTCCTTGCCCTCCCGTCCAATAGCCTTTCGTCCCGATCGAGAACGTTACACCATATGCCCTAAGTCCAGGCATCGAAGCAACCTCCCCCCATACGTTTAAAGTGGGATCGTAGATGAAGACTCTCTGATAGGCAGTTGATGTGTCAGTTCCGCCGCAAGCGTATCCTTTGCCATTAAGAGCAAAACCCCTCAAGCCTTGCACTGCAAACGTATGAGGTGATTTCGCCTCGACGATACCCCCCCTCACTTTCACAGCTGCTGCCAGCGCATATCCGACCGCGTCCATCACACCACCGCCTTTGTGATGCCGGTCAGTTGACTACCTGTATAGCCGAGCGTGGTTGTGACTGTAACGCCGCCGACAACCTCGGTGACAGCGGTCAACTTGCCGCTGCCGTCGTATCCAAGTGTAGTCGTCTTCACGGTGATCGCACCGTCTTTCTCCGTTACAGTTGTCAACTTGCCACTGCCCTCGTAGCCAAGCGCTACCGATCGTGTGTCCACCGCTTGCAAGACAGCTGTGTACTTGCTCACAGACGTATTGCTGGTCCCTTTCTCAATCGCCCCTACCTGTGCCGCTGTCACGCCGTGCGGATTGTTCTTGTCAATTACATGAGTGTTGACCTTCGCCTGCGCTCCATCAGGCGTTTCCGCACCGATCTGTGTCGCTGTCACACCGTGCGGATTGCTCTTATCAGCAGCGTGGGCATCCAGCAGCTGCTTACCCTCTGCGATACCTCCTTCAATCCGATTCATATCCATCTCAGACAGTACATCATTGTATTTCCAGTCTGTCTTTGGAACGTAAGGCATACAGCACCTCCTTCTTGGTCTTACTTTTGAGCCGCTCATGAGACCAAAAGATGAGATGAAAAATAAAAAAAGCCCCGCCAAATGGCGAGGCTGGGCGGCCGTGTTGCGACCTTATCAATTTCCGATCAACTTTAGAGCGCTAATATAGCACGTACGCCACACCTGCGCAACGCTTGTTTGACCGCTCGGAGCGCTTCTGCAACTGCATGGAAGCAGTCGCGCAGTACTGCGCTTTCCGTCGCTTCCCAGAACGCTCCAGAGGCGCATGGCGGATCAAGCTTTGCAGTCCGAGTGCAATCACGGCCGTGTAAGTCATAGCCCGCCCCTCGCTTAGAGAAACAAAAAGAGACCGCCTCATCGCGCTCTCGTTGTGTTCCACCTGCGACGCTGAACACGTCGAAGTGCTTGTATTTAGATAACCGCTGCACGCTGACCGGCATGAGGACGTCACACTCGATGATCAAGCCATGACCGATACAGCGCAGCGTGCTCAGCCCAGCGGCACCACTGTCGCCCCTGCCGGTGATCGTCCATACCGCGGACGAGAATAATGTTGCCCGGCGGAGCACCTCCATGATGCTGTTTTTTCGGAGTACTCCGTTCTATTTTAGCGGAGTACTCCGTATCGAACGTATTGATTCCATTGGCCAAATGAAACGGCAAATTGTCCTTACTGGCCAACTTCCAGCCTCCGACGGTCCTCTCGTTGACGTCCTTTGCGAACTCGTCGCTCAGTCGCTTGGCAATCTCACGGTTGGAGATCTTACCGCCTCTGTCCCTGAAGATCGCCCATGCTCAGCGCCACTCTTCGCTGATCGGTTTTGGCATCTACATATCACCACCCCCAGCAAAATAAAAAGCCGCCATTACGGCGACTTCATGCACTAGACAACAAATTATCCAATCGCTTTCTGGTGATCCACAGACAAAGTTGTGAACGGGACATCGAATAGACTACATACTTTCTTTATTTTTGAAATCTCGTTCAATGATTTTTCTACTTTATAACCCAATCTGATGATAAATTTCTTACCCTGTATTATTGGATCTCCATCACTTGCGCCGTCAATAAGCACATAATCTGGTTGTAACTGCTGCTTTTCAATTGCGTTTAGTATCTCATCAATGCCTAATATATCTCTGGTTGCTATGCAAAGAACTTCAAATTCACTCACGTTTTCCATTCCGGCTATTCTTCGATTACTATTCCTTGTTGCACCAGTATTTGCCAGCGGGCGCAATCCACTAATCGCATCCTCAATGCTCTCAAGCCTCTTGAGAATGTACTTATCTATCTTATCGACTGAAGTGTCTTGAAGTACCATGTTTCGTTCGATTACTCGATAGATCGGATTATCCGGCTCTTGGTCTTCTACTGCGTGCTTGACCATCTTTTCAAATTGCGCTTTGAGTTCCACTACCCCCATCATGTCGTTGGAGTAGAATATAGTGCGTTCCTCGACTATATCGAACGGCAACCTTGGAGTTTCAGTCCGGTCGCAGATGATCACGACAGGCCTTCTAGCTGCATGCCTGATAGCCAACTCGTACATTACGTTCGGGTTCAACCCCGTTAGGTTGGCAACCACCAATTCATCTTCAATGATGTGGGTGATGACCTGGTTGTTGATCGATCCCGGGTTCGCCATACGGTGAGCTACATGTACTTCAAAGCCTTCTGCTTGAAGCACCGGTTCAATCACTGCATCGATCACCCCTTCTGCAGCTCTTCGAATGTCTGTATTGTCGCCGCCGATCGGAGTGACGACAAAGCATCTTTTTTTGGTATCTTCACTCATGGCTCACTCCTCCTCGCTGTTATATTTCCAGCAAGCGGAGTGATTTCCTTCACCCCATGAATTAAGCCGCCTCGTTTCGAAGCGGCTTCCCCACCAATATTCACCATCCCACTTCCCTCATTACGACGTTTGAGGTGGTCTCATTTTTGCTGCCATTTGCCCTGGAAACTCATATGTAACTTTAAGGAGCATTTGAGAAAATGTCATGATTTCCTCAGCACCTCCCTAGTGTTGTAATAATCCTGCATTTTTCCATTCGCCGTACAATTCGGATTGATCCAAGAAAACACAACCCCTCCCCATCATACGTCTACAATGGAAACTACGCCATTAATAGGGAATATAAAGCAAGAACGATCAGCTTGTCCGCCTCTGTATCGTCGAATCCGGACAACGCGAGCTCAAAACTTGCCCCACGCAGTTTCTCCAGAAGAGACGTCAGCTTCTCGTCATTTCAATCACCAGACAATTTGTTGAGTGCGATGTTCAGTGCCTTCTCGCTGGCTTCATCCAGATCCACTACCGACACATCCACCTCCGTGGCCACGGCGGTCACCAGCCATTGAACCGCTGATGACCGCCGACGAGGTTGCCGCTGCGACGGTTCCAAATCAGCGGGTCGACATATCCATACATCTCCATCGACCGTTTCAGCTACTCATTTTCCGAATCATCAGGCTGCATGTCACGCCGCCGGTTGTACTGCGCCGTGTTGATTTGCTGGACAGAAACCGTCTAAATGTCGATTTTTTCAGTTTCAGGATGTCGCTACCTCCATCAACATTTTTTTGTTAATTGGTGAGGGGACTAGCGGGAAATGTCAATAGCTCGCACTATCGATTAGGAGTTTGAAATAACCATTTGACATAAAATATTAATTATTATATTATATATTTGGAAGTAATTAAACTTAGGAGGTACTAAAATGAACAAAAAAATCCTTACATCCATTGCAACCGTAGGTATGATCACTGCTTTTGTAACGGTTGCGTACGCTGGCTCGACCACGTACAGCTTCAATCATACTGGTTATGGCGGTTCTGCAAAGAAAAACTTTACCCTTAGTTCGGATGCTTACTTGAACGTTTCTGGATCACAAAGCGCTTCTGTTTCTGGGGTTACTTCGTCATGTTACTACTCGGTGTACAAAAAAGGACTCATTTTTGATGATGAGATCATTCCGCAGTTCCTCCAACAACGTAACGGAACGATCGGTTTCTCGTCCAGCTCGAAATTGAAGGCAGGCGATTATTATCTCGATATTGTTTGTAACACCAATTCAACAACCACTGGTACGATCTCTTGGTAACACAGTGACATAAGTTGAATCCACCCCTTCCTTACTTATTAGAATGGGTGGATTTTTTATTTGTAAACAAACTGTACCTCCACAAACATCTCCAAAAGAGCTCGAAAGCCAAATAAGAAAAAGAAAAGACCATCGGCGCGACTGGTTCGCGTTGGTGGTCTATCCATATCCTGTGCTAAGCGTATCACAACGAGGTTGAATTACGTTGAAAATGCCCGTTTTATCGGTCATCATTCGGGCTGACCCTCATTGATTGTAACTGGTAGTCTGGAGACGAAAAGTGCTCTGGATGTCCTGCAGGATCCGTTGTAATCGCTGCCTAAACCGAATATCGCGGTATCTTTCCACAAAAGGTATCTTTCTCAAAAACCGAGGACACCGCATCCATTCGAAAAATACCTGTTGGGCCGAACTGTCGTTACCATCTTAAAATAGAAATAGCGGTTCAGAGTGAGATCAGATCGAAATCGGAATGTGTATAATGACAGAGGATTATTGTTCGCGCGTGAGAACGTTCCAGCTCGACAACATGAACAACCTGCGCGATCTGCAAGAGCTCATGTGCCACACGAACATCGCCACGACGTCTATCTATTTGCACACGCAGGATCACAAGCGCAAAGCAGCTATGTTTGCGATGGACGATAATATGCCCCTTAGGAAGCAAGGATAATCCCGATGTTAGAAGTACGTTAGAAAAAACAACAAGACACATCCTAAGAACCATGATACACAAGGGTTTTTAGGGGTGTTCGACTTTGCATACATTCTCTATCTAGGAAGAGAAAAAAGACGCGGGATACGGCCGCGTCAATTTGTCCTTGTATTTTTTTCACTCACATCCAGCTTTTGCCTCACAAACGCCTGAATGGTCTGCGAATCGGGCTTCGGGGCCCCGACCATGTCGGAGCGGTTGGCTATAACCGACAGTTCCACTTGCTCCGGATGCTCATAGGTGACGACGCGCACTTCCACCGCCTGCTGCTGCGGCACCTCGACGAGGAAACGATGCGCGATCTTGTAGATGTCGTGCCATGGCTTGTTCTGCCCGTGCAGCGTGGCGCCCGGCACGGCCAGCATGATCACGAGCTTGTCCTGCTCCCAGACCACTTGCTGCAGGTGGCTGCCAAGCCGAAGCGTCCCCAGCTCATCGACGACCTGCTCCCGCTTCAGCACCGGCACATCCCCGCTGGTGCGGGCTTCATACTGCTGGCCACCCCACCGTTCAAGCGCCTGCGCAGGCAGCAGCGACAGGGCGAGCGCGAGGATCGTGGAGACGAGCAGCGCAGCGATCAGACCTTTTGACATCAGGCTCTCCCCCTTTACCAGGTAGTACGAGGATATGCGAGGGAACACAAAAAAAGACGAGCCCGGCGCCAGTCCTGACACCTTGCTCCTCTTCTTGTCCGATGTTTGCGTATGCTCTATTCGGAATCGGTCTCGCCCGCTTCAATTTTGCCGAATTTCGTCCAGATCGTCGCACGTCCGCGCACTTTCACAGCCGATGTATGTTCGGTAAACTCCGCGATCATCACTTCACCTTTGTCCAGTTTCTCCGCATGGTGAAATCTCGTATCCTGACCGCGCGTCAAGCCGATGACCTGCACGCCATTGTCTTGGGCTTTAATCACGAAATACTCGTTAGACATTTAATCCCCGCCCTCCAGAATTTCGATCTTAAGTATACCATCTTGTGCCAATCGCTTGCAACGCAATTCCTTGCGCATTTCTTTATGCAATTGAACATACTATTCCCGCAAGCCCAGCAAGATTTCAGCTTGAACGGAGGTTCTGACGATGAATTCGGAACGAAAGATCGAAATAGAGCAACGCGTGGAAAGAGAAGCGAAACAAGCTGCCACGCCGCTGCACTACGAGTTTGCCAAAGGTTATCTGCCAACCGTCAACCCCAAGACGGATGAATTGCACGACCATGAAGACGCCAGCCGACCAGCATCTTCCTCTAATAGGCCGATTCCCGCCGGGGAATTGTAACACTGAAGTCGCAGTCGAAAGGAGGAGGAGCACATGACCCGTATGAACA
Proteins encoded:
- a CDS encoding kelch repeat-containing protein; translated protein: MDAVGYALAAAVKVRGGIVEAKSPHTFAVQGLRGFALNGKGYACGGTDTSTAYQRVFIYDPTLNVWGEVASMPGLRAYGVTFSIGTKGYWTGGQGNDSSLFEYDPAANTWSLKSQITTGRQNAAGFSLGDKGYVCGGNINGPSTTNKVEMYDSTTNTWSTKASMPDARVYATGFSLSGKGYIAGGADSSLSIRNTLYEYDSATNTWATKAAMLDSKNSPAGFAIGSTGYVAGGDQINTIDAYDPVTNKWSRQGYLEQRRHQSATFAIGNSAWIVGGYSQTQQVITNVNTQFTAPYTEGLDNLIGWLAAI
- the mtrB gene encoding trp RNA-binding attenuation protein MtrB, which produces MSNEYFVIKAQDNGVQVIGLTRGQDTRFHHAEKLDKGEVMIAEFTEHTSAVKVRGRATIWTKFGKIEAGETDSE